The following are from one region of the Bacillota bacterium genome:
- a CDS encoding glycoside hydrolase family 2, whose product MYRVNLDGKWQLYYFPEGQIDIQDLQALHSAGLRPVEAHVPGNVELDLVRAGRLPEPFFGANIRKLRPYETYEWWYEREFDTPPQVEGRKVELVFHGVDCIATYWLNGEKLGESRNMFIEHRFDVTGKLRPQGRNHLV is encoded by the coding sequence ATGTACCGGGTAAACCTAGACGGAAAATGGCAGCTCTATTACTTCCCTGAAGGACAAATAGATATACAAGACCTCCAAGCCCTGCATTCCGCAGGGCTTAGGCCTGTAGAAGCACATGTGCCCGGTAATGTGGAGCTGGATCTTGTCCGGGCAGGAAGGCTTCCTGAGCCTTTTTTCGGCGCCAATATTCGAAAGCTTCGCCCTTATGAAACTTATGAGTGGTGGTATGAACGGGAATTCGATACGCCGCCACAGGTGGAAGGGCGCAAGGTTGAATTGGTTTTCCACGGGGTTGATTGCATCGCTACATATTGGTTGAATGGTGAAAAACTTGGGGAATCCCGGAATATGTTCATAGAACATCGCTTTGATGTTACAGGGAAGCTCCGCCCCCAGGGAAGGAACCATCTTGTGG
- a CDS encoding sugar ABC transporter substrate-binding protein, giving the protein MKKVFIITGLTLLLMSVVSGSMFATTKITLLWRTNPYENKAINELVKAFEKKNPDIKVEQIIVSWNEYEPKLSTMFASGNPPDIFSSVGAGGYADYAIRGIALDQSPYIKNDRIDLSIFYPQAIKGLEWQGKILALPLGGGPSLMYYNVNLFNEAGLPGIPTDWNDKTWTWDKMVEYAKKLTKKESSGKITQFGVVMDLWPKDAYAWLWGASWFPEEAYETGLCENSLVDDPNVIKSLQEFADLTWKHHVSPTPAESQMFQQFGGPFPSGKVAMGATGAWFFENWSNMVKNRFEWSVGALPMGTQRKGVLFTDPWMIAKTSKHPKEAWEFVKFAVSKEGQEVFMKGYVAFSLRRDMFSTVESKVQSSVSKQALREAVLGAIEHSQESSNHRLVNWAEIENLTNAELDRLLLGKASAKEVISTLKPKLDKLLQELSKKYSK; this is encoded by the coding sequence AAGGCCATAAATGAGTTGGTTAAGGCATTTGAGAAGAAGAATCCTGATATAAAAGTGGAACAGATCATCGTTTCGTGGAATGAATACGAACCTAAACTTTCGACTATGTTTGCAAGTGGCAATCCGCCGGATATATTCTCTTCCGTTGGGGCAGGCGGTTATGCGGATTATGCAATAAGGGGAATAGCCCTTGATCAAAGTCCATATATCAAGAATGACAGAATTGACTTGTCAATCTTTTATCCACAAGCAATAAAAGGGTTGGAATGGCAAGGTAAGATATTAGCTCTTCCACTAGGCGGCGGCCCTTCCCTAATGTATTATAATGTTAACCTCTTTAATGAAGCTGGCCTTCCAGGAATTCCCACCGACTGGAATGATAAGACTTGGACGTGGGACAAAATGGTGGAATATGCTAAGAAACTCACTAAGAAAGAATCGTCTGGCAAGATAACACAATTTGGTGTGGTAATGGATTTGTGGCCTAAGGATGCCTATGCCTGGCTTTGGGGCGCTAGTTGGTTCCCCGAGGAGGCATATGAGACGGGATTATGCGAGAACTCCTTGGTGGATGATCCTAATGTGATCAAGAGCCTCCAAGAGTTTGCAGATCTTACCTGGAAACACCATGTATCTCCTACACCTGCTGAGTCTCAGATGTTTCAACAATTTGGTGGTCCATTTCCGAGTGGTAAAGTTGCCATGGGCGCAACTGGTGCATGGTTCTTTGAAAACTGGAGTAACATGGTAAAGAATAGATTTGAATGGTCGGTCGGCGCTCTCCCAATGGGGACGCAGCGGAAGGGCGTGCTCTTTACAGACCCATGGATGATAGCTAAGACAAGTAAGCATCCGAAAGAGGCGTGGGAATTCGTCAAGTTTGCTGTTAGTAAAGAAGGCCAAGAGGTCTTTATGAAGGGTTATGTGGCTTTCTCACTACGCCGCGATATGTTCAGCACAGTAGAGTCTAAGGTTCAGAGTTCAGTAAGTAAGCAAGCCCTACGGGAAGCGGTTCTTGGCGCGATTGAGCATAGCCAGGAGTCTTCAAATCATAGACTTGTTAACTGGGCGGAGATCGAGAACCTGACTAATGCGGAATTAGATAGGCTGCTTCTCGGTAAGGCAAGTGCTAAGGAAGTCATATCGACTCTCAAACCTAAACTCGATAAGTTGTTGCAGGAGTTGAGCAAGAAATATAGCAAATAA